CGCGCGGGTTCCTGTACCCGATCGTCGACCCGGAGGACATCGGTCGAGGTGGGTTCGAGGTGCTGGCAGTGTGCAACCCTGACGACGACGTGGTTAACTCCGTCATCATCGCGCGCAAGTCCGACAGCGTGCATGCCGATGGGCTCCAGAACGGGCGTGGACAGTACGCGCGCGGCACGGCGCCGGTGGTCAGCCCGCCATGCAGGTTTGGCGAGATGGTGGGGGACAAGAGGGACGAGTTTGCCAACGCGGAAGTGGCATTTTGATGCGACGGAACAAATGGATATGCCTGGTCATTACTCGTTACCGATACGTCGCCGCTTGATCGCTTGCAAATCGTACGTGGTATTTTTTTTCTCTCTAATACTTGTGTGCTTCTAGTCATGCGTAGTTTGTACCCAATAATTCTGTTCAGTACACCACATATATCTATGTACACCTCACCCTGGGAGGCTGGGAGGCAGATTGTAGAGAACAGATGTGCGAAGGAATAATATTTTGTCCCTAAGTATATGTTGAAAAGAATGGGCATAAAGGATAATTTCAGCACCATTTGTGTGCTAACTATATCGTGCAACACTATAGATGGATAAAATATGTATCCACTTGGGCAGATGCTCGGAGAGCCAATGCCTGATCTAGTGATTAGGATTTCAGAAATGAGAACTGTAGTAGCAAATTTATTACAAAGGGACACCGATACATTTTAACGTGGTAAACCTCTCAGATTGAGATATAAAAAAATATGACCCAAGCCACCCATATCTTTTTCTATTATTATGGAATGGAGATACAACTTGTTCCTTCTTAGAGAGCACTAAACGATCTTGGATACTACCAACAAGATTTGGGCCACAAAACCAAGAGATTGGAATAATCTCACCAAAGATGCTGAAACCACAGCTTGAAAGAGGCAATAATGTTGTATAGAGCAGCACCTGGTACCTTGCAACATCATCAATGTGCTTGGTTCGAGAAtgcaaactttggtttttggcaAGATGGATAGCGCTACGACTCTCACAAAATAGAATTTAATGATCTTACTTCATGCACAATGTTTACAAGTAGTTCTTCATCCATAACACTTCCTTGAAAGCTTCAACCGCATCTATGTACATCTTTGGTTGATAATGAAACACATTTCTGCAAACTTGATTGCCATGCCTATTGCCCCATTGCATAAGTCATTAGGTACCCACAAGTAGACTTCCTAGAATCTGCATCACCAACATAATCTAAATATGTATAGCTTCACAATACATgatcacctcttccacaacataAGCATGATGTAGAAGTACCTTTGGGATACATGAGAGTGTCCACTTCATTGGATTCTAGTGAGCTTCACCTCGATTTATCATGAACCGGCTAACAACTCCAATTGCATAGGCAATATCATGCCTAGTGAATACTATGGAATACATCAAACTGCCCACGGCAAATTGGCACGGTACTTTACTTATTTCTTCTTTCTCCTTCCTTCTGATAGTTTATTGTTCTGAATTCAGTTTGTGATGGCCTGCAAGTGGAAAGGTAATAGACTTTGCACCTTGCATATTGAACCTTTCAAGTACCTTTTGAATGTATCGTTCATGTGAGATCTAAAGCAGCTTTTTTGATCTATCACATGAGATCTTCATGCCAACTATTTTCTTAGCTAGTCCTAAATCCTTACTGGAAAATGATTTACTCAATAACTTATTGAGGAGAGCAATCCTCTTTGTGCCATTTCCATCAATCAGCATGTCATCTACATACAGAAAAAGAATAATAAAATCACCCTCAATGTACCTCTTCCTAAAGGCGCAATGATCATGTTGTCATTTATGGTATCACTGCCCAGGAGCTTGTTTAAAGACATACATGATCTCCTTCAATCTGCACACTTGGTGCTTGTTGGATGCACCTAGCTATTTTGGCATGTTGATTTTCCAAACTTTGTAAGGTCTTTGGTGGAACTGCATATGTACAAAAAACACAACTGGTCATGAATTCTTGTATGTAAGTACTGGTCATGAAATATTGCAGGTGATGGCATGTGAAGGATTTTTATTGCTACTTCTTTtttatatacatccaagtatttaaaATTATTTGTACACAGCTGCAACCGATGCCTTGTTGAAATACTTGAGCAAGGAATTTGCCTTAAAAGATCTTGGTGATCTCCACTATTTCCTGGGAAATGAAGTTTATCACACAGTAGGGTTTTTCTTAGGGTAAATTTCAAATAAAATTGTAGTTTACAAAGTCAACAATGGATTGGCATTGAGTCAGGCAGAATATGCTAAGGATGTACTAAAACGTGTCAGCATGAAAAAAATCCAAAGGCTCACCTATTCCATTGTCGTCTTCAGAGAAGATCACAACACATGAAGTAGAATTGTTGGGACCCGAGGATAGCACCAAATACAGAAACATAGTAGGTGCGTTGACTCTCACAAGGCCTTTATTTACTATGCATTAAACAAGGCATGCCAGTATTTACATGCTCCCACTACTCTGCACTGAACAATTGTTCAATGtattactacctccgtcccaaggaataaggcgcacgcgtattccaatgcgaactttaaccataaaaattaagcaacaaaatcttggttatattatatgtaattagtatcgttggatttgtATTGAAAAGTactttctaatgatgttaatttcatacaaacaatctttatatatttgaagtaattcttagtcaaacgaaaagcacgtaaaacgagggcgTCTTATTCCTTGAGTCGGAGGTAGTATGAGATATGTTGAACATACATTTGATGTTGGACTGACATTTCTAAAGTCCAGATGTACACTAGTGAGTGCTTCTCAGATTGGGGGCTTTGTTGTTTACTTTGGCCAAATTTTATTTCTTGGAGCTCTAAGAATCAAGCCACAGTTTCTAGGTCCagcacagaatcagagtacaagtATGTGGCAAATGCTATATTAGAGGTAATATGGATGCAGTCATTGCTTGAAGAACTTGGAGTCAAGTTGACTCCGTCACCGTGTTTATGGTGTGATAATATGGAAGCAACATATTTATCGGCAAATCATGTGTTTCATGCACGAGCCAAGCACATCAAGATAGACTTCCTCTTTGTAAGAGAGACAGTTCAAAAAAAACAGCTGGAGATTCGATTTATTCCTTCAAAGGATCAAGTCGCCGATGGGTTCACAAAACCCCTTCTAGTACGTAGCTATGAAGACTTGAAACATAATCTCAACATGACTAAGTTGTTATTAAGAGAGGGTGTTAGAGATAGGATATTATACGTATTGTACTAACCATGTAACTTATGTACTTATAGCAGCTTGGCACCCCAAGATGCGTGATGTAAATAGAAGAGATACAAAACTCGGATCCCATCCTAGTAGATTGTCAAAATCAGACAGGCCAATCATGTGATATGATTATCCATTAGATTTGTTTGAGAAATCTATGGCGGGCGCAAAGCGCTAACCTAAGAAAATTTTATATTCAAGTAAAACCCTATCTACATCAGGATTTACGGTGAGGAGATTGAGAGAAAGAAGGAACAATTACATAGTTTGAGCTAGGTGGCTTAACATCATAGTGTTTTATCTCAGGTCTCTTTAAAGATTGGTTTTAGAAGGACTTTGAGTGGTAATAAGTGGATAGGGTGTGGCTACTACTATGCCAAAGATAAATGACGGTTCAGCTTACAAATGAGCTCGATGTTTTCATTTGGAAATTAACATTTTAAGGAAATTTTACAGCGAAATCAATGTATGAAGACCTCGTGTGTGGGTTCAGACTAGGTTGCTACGCAAGTATCTTTACAAATTAAAATGGCATGTGCTTCCATAGACTTCCAAATCTTACAATAGTGTAAACCCCTGAAAGAGTATCGTGGTATTGTTCAGTCTCAGTCATCCTACCCTTAATTTcgaacatgtatcatttaatctcagtcgtCTTTGTGTTTCACTCAGAAAAACGTTTCAGATTTTGGGCTCTATGGAAGCACAAACCACAATTAAAATTACAGCCTAAAATAATATTATTTTGTGGTTCCTCAATAGAAAAGTTTGCTTACAAAAGATAACCAATCAAAAAGAGAAGGGCATGGATGTAAGAGACGTTGCTTCTGTGAGATGAAATCATTGAGCATCTATTTTCTTTCATGTCCTTTTGCTCGCATTGTATGCCATATTATGTATATGGCTTACAATATTCCTCCACCTACTAATATCATAATTATGTTTAAAAATTAACTAAATAATACAGATAACAAGACTAAGGGCCATAGGTGTTtcggctttatgttggtctatatggaAGTGCAGGAATAACATTGTTTATAATAATGCGGGCATGTCTAATTTTATGTAGTTTATTCATATGGCGTCTCATTGGATACAGCTATGGTCTTTCCATCTCCAGTAGGATCAGCTCGAACTTATGGCTACGACGCAGCCGTCTGCTAACGTTCGCTTAGGATACTTACGATCAGGCTGGTTGGTTGCACACTAGGCATTTGCAGAATGCATAGGTATTTTTTGCTACGTATGTTTCGCtggttgattcatgtatcgacTCTGTATAATCATTGAGTTGTAATAACTAACTTGAATTTTGAACTCAGTAATAAAAATGGATGTGTGCGCTGATTGATGCAGAGGCCAGGAAAATCctcatttgaaaaaaaaaacgTGTAGGGAACCCCTTGGATGGTGCAACATCACGAAAATTACGAGCAAGACTCAAACTAGGGTGGCATCAGCCTTTTCACATAACTGGCCTATGCCTCGATCGGCCAGTGGATTTGAGCATAAACTACCTTCGAACTTTGAGGTACAGGACTGTGCCATCCTATAAAAAGGAATTCAGAGGAACTTGGATgtcaagaaagcaaaaaacacCCGTGTTCCAGCGTAAAAGAGAATGTGAGTTGTGTTCCAGGCTTCCAGCGCAATTTTGTTATGTGAAGCAGCAGCTTATTGGGTAGGTCCTCTTCGAGTTCCAGCAGGCAGGGCAAGAGTCCTGGCCTGGCTCCTGAGTTCCGAATCATAGTAGAATTCGCGTTGGGTGAGGTAGCTAGACAAGGCAGGAAAATTTGAGTTCGTGTCGGATTGGTGTCCATGTTTTAGTCCGTTTGGAGCCGTGTACCTACTACTAAGGCTCGGGTTATTATAAAGTGGCCGGCTGCCGTTTGAGGAGCAGAGCACCACGACCTAGGTACGAGAATCAGATCGATCGACTATCGAGGACTCGAATCCCCTGTCTAGTTCCGTTTCAAAAACAAAAAATCCCCTGTCTAGCCATGGCTTCTTCGTCGATCTACGAGAAGGGCAAGGAGGCCATGGCGATGGCCACATCCGTGGCGGCGTCCGTGATGCTGGTGCGCAGCCTCGCCAACGAGCTGCTCCCCAACGAGGCTCGCGACATGCTCTCCTACGGCCTCGCCAACTTGCGCGCCCGCATGAAGTGGCGCCACAGCTTCAGCATCGAGCAGACCGACGGCCCGTACAGCAGCAACTACCTCTTCTACCACGTCAAGACCTACCTCGCCTCGCGCATGGAGGCCGTCGGCGCCACCAACGCCCTTCAGCACCTGCGCCTAAGCATCGGCACCATGGACGACGAGGACACGGACAAGCTCATCGTGAGCATGGAGGAGGGTGAGGAGATGGTCGATGTGTACGAGGGCGCAGAGTTCCGATGGTGCCTCTACTCCCACGACGTCCTCGACGACTCCATCATCAGCAGGAGTCTCGGCCGCCGTGGAGGCAAGCTCTACTACCACGTCACCTTCCACAAGAAGCACAAGGAGAAGGCCCTCTCAGGATACATCGACTACATCATCAAAACCGCCAAGGACATAAGGAACAAGGAGAGGCCTCTCACCATGTACACTAACGACGACTCCGATTGGACTCCGGAGGACTTCTGCCACCCCTCCAACTTCGCCACGCTCGCCATGAACCACGCGCTCAAGAAGTCGGTTATCGACGACCTAGAAAAGTTCATCACGAGAAAGGCATTCTATAAGAGGATCGGAAAGGCATGGAAGAGGGGCTACCTCTTCTATGGTCCACCAGGGACCGGCAAGTCTAGCCTCATCGCCGCCATGGCCAACTACCTCAGGTTTGATCTATACTATCTTGAGCTCACCGGGGTCGAGAACAATTCGCAGCTCAGGAAGCTTCTTCTTGGGATGACGAACAAATccattcttgtcattgaggacatCGACTGTACCATTGAACTCAAACAACGAGATGACAACAAGAAGAAACCTCCCAAGTCGTCCGATCCTAGCAAAGATGAGAAGGTGACATTGTCCGGGCTTCTCAATTTCGTCGACGGCCTATGGTCCACAACCGgggaggagaggatcattgtattCACGACCAATTACAAGGAGCGTCTCGACCCTGCGCTTCTACGGCCTGGCAGGATGGACATGCACGTCCACATGGGATACTGTACCCCTGAGGCTTTCAGGATTTTGGTCGACAACTACCTCTCCAAGAAAGAAGTGCCCATCGACAATCATCGCACGTATCCAGAGATTGACGAGCTGTTGGCGGAGGTGGCAGTCACGCCTGCAGAAATGGCCGAGGCCTTGTTGAGGAGCAAAGAGGACCTCGATGTGGCCGAGACCGCGTTGACGAGCAAAGAGGACCACGATGACGATAAACGCATCGATGTCGCTCTCGGTAAGATTGTCGAGTTCCTCAAGTCAAAGAAAGAGTGTGCCAATAAGAAGAAGGAAGCTCAAGATGCTAAAAAGGAAAAAGATGTTTCCAAGGAGGCGGATGACGATGCTAAGAAGGAAAATGATGTTGCCAAGAAGGAGGAGGATGACAATGattctgatgatgatgatgatgatgatgaaaccGACAATAAAGATGAATAAAAGATATTAAGAGCATAAGTATCTAGGACGCGCTATTTGACCCGTATATTTATTCTGCATCCACCATGTATCTTTGCAATCATACATGATTTTTACGTCACGTAAATTTTATTATACTTTCATAGTAGAGTAGACATAAGAAAAAAATGACATGACATAAATTACTTTtacatcacatataaaaataCGATGTAAAATGCAATATCTTTTTTTATCTACAATTACTAatgcgaaaccttgtgcttgacaactacACGATGAAGTTGAGGATACAAGACAAAACTTTGCTTTGCAGGATTGCTAAAATAAGAGAAAGAGGAGATAACTCTAAGTCAAtaacctcgagtcacccttgtggggaaagctACTCATGCTACGACACTCTACGCTTGGAGTCCCAACACGCAAGCCTCATCACTTTCCCATCAATATTAATATAGTTAATTTATAAACTGCAGCCATAAGAGAAAACAAAACCTTCACAACTTTCTTCTGCCAATAGCATTTGGAATATAAAATTACAGATGCTGAGGACCAATGTCCATATTTGACAAGGAACTATTGTATGCATAGCTCTGCAAAAGCAGAGTTTTACTATGGTGGTGCAATGACAATTTGTTTTATTAGTTAGCCAAACGGGTATGCTCTAGATAAGAAGTGTAGCTTCATTATATTGCAATTCTGAAGTTATTAATCAAGAAACAACTGTTTTTGCACCGTCATGTTTAGCTCAAAATAAATTATTCACATTCGAGACAATCTTCGTCACATTTGTGATCCAAGTAACACTGCACATGTAGAAACAAGTGACGGGGGCATACCTTATCAGGTATCCACTATTACTATACCATGTGTGGTCCAATCGAAAGCTCATGAAACCCATGATACTATTAAAGCATCTCTAACAAAACTCGTAAACAGCCGAAAACCGAATAATAACCGCTAGTCTAGGTGTTAGGTTCGAAAAGCGGCACAGACCAGTGACCGTAAACGagtaaaaaaaggaaaaaaataagACGGGACCGAAAACCCAACtcggcctgtatttgtaggggGCGAACGAGCGAGCCGAACACGACCCGATGAAACCCctagccaccaccgccgccgatcTGCGCGCCCTCACCGTCCTATGCGCCGCCGTCACCGACCTCGGCGGCATGAGTCTCGAATCTGTTGgacatatgcccaagaggcaataataaagtggttattattatatctttgtgtttatgataaatctcatgctataattgtattaaccgaaaatattaatacttgtgtgttttgtaaacataaaagagtccctagtaagtctcttgttaaactatcttgttgattaatagatgatcatggtttcctgatcatgaacattggatgttattaataacaagatcatatcattaggagaaCGATGTTATCTACACGCATCCATAGTAAGCatggcataagatcaagtcattaaattCATTTTGCTACAAGCTTTCAAATACATAGTtatctaatccttcgaccattagatcatgttaatcaccaacaccggatggatgctttgatgacatcaaacgccacttcgtaattgggtggttataaaggtggcattgggtattccaaaagtatgagttgaagcgcatggatcaagagttggatttgttcatccaaatgacggatagatatactgtggaccctctcggtggaatgtcatccaattgGCTTGCaaacatgtgactaggtcacaagggatgtcatatcacggtacgagtaaagagactTATcgataacgaggttgaactaggtaccgATGATCGaagctcggataagtaaagtatcgtgtgacaaagggaatcaatatcgtatgttaatggttctttcgatcatgaagtcatcattaaatatgtgggagccattatgaatcttcaggtcctgctattggttattgatcagagaggtgtctcgatcatgtctgcatagttcacgaaccgtagggtgacacacttaaggttcgatgttgtttaagtagatatggaatatgagatggagaccgaatattgttcggagtatCTTATGGGATctaggtgttggagatatgcccaagaggcaatagtaAAATGGCTATtactataatatatctttgtgtttatgataatatttacataccatgctataattgtattaaccgaaacattgatacatgtgtgttatgtgaacaacaaggagtccctagtaagcctcttatataactagcttgttgattaatagatgatcatggtttcgtgatcatgaacattggatgttattaataacaaggttatgtcattgagtgaatgatataatggacacacacccaaataagtgtagcataagatcacgtcattaagttcagtttgctataagctttcgatacatagttacctagtccttcgaccatgagatcatgtaaatcacttatgccggaagggtactttgattacatcaaacgccactgcgtaaatgggtggttataaaggtgggattaggtattcggaaagtatgagttgaggcatatggatcaacagtgggatttgtccatcccgatgacagatagatatactctgggccctcccggtggaatgtcgtctaattagcttgcaagcatatgaatggttcataagagatgacataccatggtacgagtaaagagtacgtgtcaggagacgaggttgaacgaggtatagagataccgatgatcaaacctcggacaagtaaaatatcgcgtgacaaagggaatcagtatcgtatgtaaatggttcaatcgatcactaagtcatcgttgaatatgtgggagccattatggatctccagatcccgctattggttattggtcggagagaggtctcaaccatgtctgcatagttcacgaaccgtagggtgacacacttaaggtttgatgtcggtttaagtagatatggaatatggaatggagttcgaagttttgttcggagtctcggatgggatccaggacatcacgaggaggtccggaatggtccggagaataagattcatatataggaagtcactttccaagtttggaaatgatctggtgcatttatggaaggttctagaaggttctagaaaagtccggaagaaatcaccatggaaagtggagtcccggagggactccaccttgcatggccggccaaccctgaaggggaggagtcccaggtggactccaccaaggtggccggccacaccccccaaggaagggtgggagtcccaccttgagtaggagtcccaccttgggtaggtttcgtcCCTTTggcaggttttggtttcgggtcttattcgaagacttagataccaactcttggggatttccacctatataatgaggagcaaggggagggggccggttagaccaagccctagttggccgcaccccctagttgGTCGGCGCCcaacaccccctctccccaaaccctagcctctcctcatccacacaatactcccgcagcgcataggcgaagccctgccggagttctccaccaccaccgccaccacgccgtcgtgctgccgggattccgaggaggatctactacttcctctgcccgctggaatggggagaaggacgtcgtcttcatcaacaccgaatgtgtgaccgagtacggaggtgttgcccgtttgtggcaccgtcaagatcttctacgcgcttttgaaagcggcaagtgatcatcttctacaacaacgagatctaatctcgtaggctttgggaatcttcaagggttagtctcgtgatcccctcgttgctaccatcttctagattgcatcttggcttggttttcgttcttgcggtaggagtttttttgttttctatgctacgaatcccatcagtggtatcagagccgtgtctatgcatagattggttgcacgagtagaacacaatggttttgtgggcgttgatgctttgttgtcttcagttcgtgtac
This region of Lolium perenne isolate Kyuss_39 chromosome 2, Kyuss_2.0, whole genome shotgun sequence genomic DNA includes:
- the LOC127329462 gene encoding AAA-ATPase At3g50940-like, whose protein sequence is MASSSIYEKGKEAMAMATSVAASVMLVRSLANELLPNEARDMLSYGLANLRARMKWRHSFSIEQTDGPYSSNYLFYHVKTYLASRMEAVGATNALQHLRLSIGTMDDEDTDKLIVSMEEGEEMVDVYEGAEFRWCLYSHDVLDDSIISRSLGRRGGKLYYHVTFHKKHKEKALSGYIDYIIKTAKDIRNKERPLTMYTNDDSDWTPEDFCHPSNFATLAMNHALKKSVIDDLEKFITRKAFYKRIGKAWKRGYLFYGPPGTGKSSLIAAMANYLRFDLYYLELTGVENNSQLRKLLLGMTNKSILVIEDIDCTIELKQRDDNKKKPPKSSDPSKDEKVTLSGLLNFVDGLWSTTGEERIIVFTTNYKERLDPALLRPGRMDMHVHMGYCTPEAFRILVDNYLSKKEVPIDNHRTYPEIDELLAEVAVTPAEMAEALLRSKEDLDVAETALTSKEDHDDDKRIDVALGKIVEFLKSKKECANKKKEAQDAKKEKDVSKEADDDAKKENDVAKKEEDDNDSDDDDDDDETDNKDE